A stretch of the Nicotiana tabacum cultivar K326 chromosome 6, ASM71507v2, whole genome shotgun sequence genome encodes the following:
- the LOC107827987 gene encoding uncharacterized protein LOC107827987, with product MKGHNPIEVAKTVLEVADVAWSAVEHCHHHTHNHSETTPYDVSEQDDELKSLRSENERLKRLLQQNLVLLQSMSQSPLLLQDCPPDLHDRLLAAVESGSFLKQLESLNRNSVDGNGCQFPFKEPTGSDMETAELLVNMSLEEPSWWVWVTEEMVPSNFEERSGIDNENYVIVSEEYVVDAVANFMARCIVSNSKAQKMSPEELQKTLTKALEGTGKVEKMFNIWHAAQTFYVLSTWGLALVGLYKSRSVVRLAAKGVHKTSKMVLRAL from the exons ATGAAGGGACACAATCCGATTGAGGTGGCGAAGACGGTATTGGAGGTGGCCGACGTGGCATGGTCAGCGGTGGAACACTGTCACCACCATACCCATAATCACTCCGAAACGACGCCGTATGATGTGTCTGAACAAGATGATGAATTGAAATCGTTGAGGTCTGAAAACGAGCGGCTGAAACGGTTGCTTCAACAAAATCTTGTGCTTCTTCAGAGCATGTCACAATCTCCTTTATTACTTCAAGATTGTCCCCCTGAT CTTCATGATCGTCTGTTAGCTGCTGTCGAGTCCGGAAGCTTTTTGAAACAGCTGGAATCACTCAATCGAAATTCCGTTGATGGGAATGGCTGTCAATTTCCTTTCAAGGAGCCTACTG GTTCTGACATGGAGACGGCAGAACTTCTGGTAAACATGAGCCTTGAAGAACCAAGTTGGTGGGTTTGGGTGACTGAGGAAATGGTCCCCAGCAATTTTGAAGAAAGAAGTGGAATAGATAATGAGAATTACGTGATTGTTAGTGAGGAATATGTTGTAGATGCAGTTGCCAACTTTATGGCTAGATGCATAGTATCCAATTCGAAGGCTCAG AAGATGTCTCCTGAAGAACTGCAAAAGA CCTTGACAAAAGCATTAGAAGGCACAGGTAAAGTAGAAAAAATGTTCAACATTTGGCATGCAGCACAAACGTTCTACGTCCTTTCCACCTGGGGACTTGCTCTAGTGGG GTTGTACAAGAGCCGATCTGTTGTCAGACTTGCTGCCAAAGGGGTTCACAAGACGAGCAAAATGGTTCTAAGGGCTCTTTGA